TATCTCGGTGAGCTTTCTCTTTTTAGGATTTTTcagattaatttattttaataatttttgtatgGATACTAATATTCAGACAAATGAAGAGGTTGCGATTAAACTTGTGAGTACTTTGATCTAACTGtgttaattttgaaaaaaaatagtaataatcagGAGGGGCAGCTGCGGTGGCAAAGGGAAAGGAAAGGGCAGTGGAGGAACTAGTGGACAAGGCCACTCTTCAGAAGTAGAGACACATGATCAAGAGTTTGCTGTTAGGTCCAGAGAAGGCAAACAGGTACTTACCcccttttctaattttttttaaaataaagtttcttttgttatatattttgatttgatgTTTGAAAAATGGAGATTCTTATGTTATTGCTGGGAATTGTTTCTTTTTACTAATTTTGTGTAAAAGGGcattgtttctttttattaattactgAGGTAGAAGCTGTGCAAGGGAACTGGAATTGGTAATCCATTGAAATGTTATGTAACTAATAATTAGCATATAGAATAGTGTGAAGCAGTTAATAGCATGTTCATTCTCACATTTCACATTCTTACTTCAATCAAATGGTGCCTGGAATATTGATCATGCTTCCCATTTGATTTTAACTTTCAGACATACATTCCAAAAAGTCTTGCTAATGCTACCAGAAATTCGTCTCAGCAGAATCTCAACTTCTAAGAACTTCTATTGAAGGAATTGAGCTAAAACCATGAATAAAGAGCTAGAAGATGCAAAAAATGACTTGAGCTCAAAAGAATGTTCTCCCTGCTGCTGTAATGGCTAGAGTTAGCATAGAAGTCGAATCAACATTTGGTTGGCAGAAGATTATTAGCAAACAGGAAAAAGTCACAGGCATTGACCATTTTGGAGCAAGTGCTTCAGCAGAAAAGATATACAAGGAGTTAGGTATTACTAAGGAAGTTGCTGCTGCAAAAGAACTTTCATAAATCCTCTGAGTTttcttgatttttattttttcttatccAGAACTTTTAAGTTTCAATAGTGGTATGAATTTCAATTACGGATTTGTTTCTTGAGAAATCACTTTAGCCACTATAAGGAAGATTAGATTACTCTTGAAAATGGTTCTCAGAGAAGAGACATAAACTGAAGGATGAGTGGAATCAATGAAGTTGTATAAATTTGTAACAACTCTTTTGGCTTGTGAGTTTTTTCGCTGTGATGTAGCACTTATTTATGTATAATGCAATTAATTTAGCCAAAAAGATTGGTATCTGAAGCATCTTGCTTAAATGATTATCTAGAATTCGTTAAGGCTCATTCAAgcctaaaaattaaaaatgtgaaaaaaaaaacagaataaaagATGTAAGCATGCTTCATAGTGAGGAGAAATTACTATGCAACCTGgttatttaatttcaatgtatGTTTTGAACTGACTaacaaattataaataaaaatgaaccTTATTCTGTTTTGTACAGATTAacaataatgaataaaaaattatatttgagaaGTGCTCTTATTTCTATGAATGCTAGATAAAAGATAAACGTACACTTTCAACCTACATATAACATACTCATTTCACTATAGCAAAACCAAAAGGTACAACAATACCAAGCATAAATATGACTTGAAATATAAATTTGTTTTAGCAAATTCTAAATTGCATATGATATGATgcagtttaatttttttagtccaGAACTTTCTTTTCTCGAAATTTGAGTCCCAACAACAACTTAAATACTTTATATCATTATTCATATTCATACAGGTGAACTAGAAGATACAACATAACATTAAccaaattagaaaaaaaaatgtcatCAATAGCATCCATGTGCCACTTAAGGTTTAATCATTGATTTTAGGAGAGACCAATGACTTTTCTAGTTGCTGTATGCCTGTATCAAGATCAATGTCATTGAAGCATGGTCTAGTTGGAAGCCCTGGCATGGTGCTCTTTGTTCCAACCAATGGATAAATGAAACCAGCTCCAATGATGGCTCTAATATCCCTTATGAGTAAGAATTTGTCAATAAAGTTAAATATGTTATTGTTctgaaattgaattaaaaaaaattgtacaaATTTAAGTCTCAAAAGTACAATTAGTGATGATCTAATTACATGAAAAGCTtgtaaaattttacaaaataaaatcaaGAATAGAAAGCTTTATTTAAAACCAAAAgcaatcttaaaaaaaattaattagaacaAAATTAATAGCCTGCTCATCAAGAACTTGAGGAAGCAATTAGAGCGATGACAGAAACATCAATGACCACGGTATCACTGGTTTTCCCCGTCGTTCGCTGCCTCATTGCTTAAACCTGTAATCTTCATCTTTTTCATTCTCGTTGTCATCGCCGAGATTGGTGCCATGGTCTCTTCTCTTCAATGTTGCCATTGGTGAAGCTAGCAACCATCATCTAAAACTTTGTTTTCAAGCATGTCGTCGGAAGTCTTCCATAACATTATCGGACTGACCGTGGAGGCAGGGTAAGGTTTTGCTGCTGCTTTCAATACTTCATTTGCCTCACGAATCACGATTAACTTGGGGTGTTtttgaaatattaaaaaatttgctatctatttttttaatttctagcAAGTTTTTCATGGGATGAATGTAAATTATTGGATCTTCTGCCAACTTAAATCAACGCTTCTAATACTATGATGCATCAGAAACGCGCAAAAAACTTGGGTTGATTTTAAACTGATCCACTTACTTAAACCCTAAAtctctaataaaaaaaatccactAACCTAAAGAagaaatatttgaaattttctAGTGATACAACCTCTTATTCGTAGAGAAATATCCACttacttatataaaaatattcaataacacaaaaaataaatatctcaaATCTTTTACGCAACAAAACACTAgtgctttaaaaaaatatctaataaataaaaaaacatctCATATAAAGTCTTCTACTTAAATCCTAAATCTCTAATTAAGAAAGAAACACCTATCAATTAGAACGAAGAAAAATTCCAATGAGTAAGTGACAAAGTGAAATTAGGATTGGTTTTGGATAGGTGTGGGTGTTTTTCTTTTGTGGTTTTATTGGACCATTTTTTGGAATTCAGGTTAAAGTGAGTTAATACTTAATACTCTAATTGATTggatgaaaattttttaaaataaaaaattaataaaataataaaataaaaagttaattatttttaaattaaaataataaaatatatattttataaaaattacaaaattaatattgattaatccattaatttattattttattaattttttttcactttaaaAGGTTTAAATTCAATTGATTACCAAACAACATTTTTATTGAGACAAATGTTATTGTGATTTTTAGAATGTACTTTTAAACAATTGAGAGCTGACATACTCAACCCTGCCACTCTCCCTGTCATCAAATTAGATAAGGTCCAACtcacaagaaataaaaaatcctaCAACCCCAACAAAAGGCACTTACATTAATGGAACCCGACGAAACCTTCGGCCCAATTCTCATCGCAACTAACACACAAAAACCTCAAAACTCCACAACAAGAAACCCTCACACGGTCACACCCCTTTATAAACTCATCAAACGACACTCCCTCACTCTTATCATATCCGGCTTCTCTCTCCTACACGCCACACAAACCCCTGACTACACTCAAACACACTCCGCCGCCGCATCCCGCGGCACTCCTccacaccaccaccaccaagaCATAAATAAAATCTCAAGAGAAAGTACTTCTCTTTGTTAGTGGTTTTGCGCACGTGTTCCAAATGGCGACCACCACAAGCACCACCGCATCAACCGCAGGAGCAGCAGCAGCAAACGACGTTGCGGAGGGTCCAGTCCTGAGCGTTGTGAACAAGCGCCTCCGCGCTCTTCGCAAGAAGCTGAACCGAATCGTCCACACCGAAGAGTCCGTGGCCCAAGGAAAGCCCATTAACAAGGAGCAAGAAGAAGTCCTCCGCTCCAAACCCTCCGTCCTCGCACTCATCGACGAGCTCGAGAAGCTTCGATCCCCTTTGTCCGCCGCCGTCACCGAAGAACTCAACCTTGccctaaaaaataataataaccacCACCAACCAAAACCCCAACCGGAACCTGAATCCCAATTGCAGCCACAACCACAACCCGAACCTGTCTCTGAGGCTAAGAACGATGACGTTTCTGTTGTTGAGGATTTGATTAACTTGATTTATTTCGGGTCCTTGTTTGATGTGAAGTCGCAGAACGAGTTCACGTCGACGATGCTCACGCGCACGCACGAGCGTGGTTGCTGCCTCACCTATGATTATGTAACCGACGACGCCACCGATCTGCTCAGAGAGAGGGATCTTGACCTGATTTCGGCCATGAGGGGGCTTCTGATCTCTCGCCCAGCCGATTCCAGCCTGTCGCACCGCGATGCACTCTGCCGCTGCGTTGAGCACGCCAGGCTCTGGCTCGCTAGGGCTCCGCAGCCAATCGAGCCCAATGCCGAAGTTACCTGTACGTGTTTGAACGAATTCGGTTCCTTTTTTGAAGTTTTAAAATTTGCGGCGTTGATTGATTCATTGTGTGGTTTTTGTTTGTTGATAGATGCTGGATTGAGGGAGAAGTTAAACAAGATTATGTCTTCAGAGTATTTCATCACTACTCCTGAGATTAAGGCTACGGATGAGGTTGCTGCCGCTGCTGCCAGTGGGAGTTACCAGTCTTTCCAGGTCCCTGTGCATGGCACAGCTCCGGTTGAGGGCGAAGGAGGCTCGGTTTCTAAATCTCCGGATCAGGTATAACTATAACGATGCGCTGGTGTCATCTTAAGATGGTGCGATTTACATATGTGGATAGAATGTGATGTATTAGTGCTAACTTGTctcattgttgttgttggtttTCGTATGGAAATATATTTAAACTGCTTTTCCGATGAAATGTGCTAGCTGCTGACATTGCTTTGTTTGCTGGATGAATGGTTGTTTGAGAGTTATGGGAGTAGGAAATATGTTTATGACTTTTGTTTATTTCGTTTGGTTTATATTATCATAAGAGAGAAATCAGTATTAGGATATATGTAAGTATTGTTGAAAGCTGGTAGGCTGTGTTTGGTTAATGGGCGGAAGAAAATAAGCCATAGATACAAATAGACCTAGACATAACAATACACaatttttttggtttgtttgGTAAATAATCCACAACACAGGACACAAGtcataattatattaaaatatcaatattattcttctttttccatCATCAACACCATGTCAATATTATTACAGAAAAACACTCTGAATGACTTAAATATGGGGAgggaggaagggagagagagagttgTTGTCATGGGAGAGAAGCAAAAGACAACATGTTGGTGGGAGTAAAAGAGAAGAAGGGAATGGTTGGGGAAAGGAGGGTAGATTTGGGGAATTCACAAAATATTAAAggtaaaaatgaataaaaaatttgtgtcCAACATAAAAAATCCGTCTCAACTTCCTGAAGTGACACAAAATACACCTCTCGTGTATTGTGTGCAACTGTGTACAAGCGTGTCCTTCAAAAAATTGTCTCTCCAACTAAATGGGAGACAGTGTGCCACCGTGTCTATGTATTAGATGGATACGCCCACTATGTATTAGATGGATACGCCCACTAACCAAACACTGTCTTAGGGTCCTGGTTAAGTATTAGTGCATTATCTTACGCATCAAATGATCAAAAATTGAACTGTAGCCTTGCATTCATATATCAATGAGCAGAGGTACTCAACTAAACTAGTTTTGTTCCAACATAGGCCGAGGTAGTTTTGATGGTTTATTGGCTTTATTCAGGTTCTCTGTGTGGTGCGTGAGTTTTAGTCCTTTAACATATTATATCTTCAAGATTATTATTGCGTTGATACAATCATTTGAACTTTCTGTATTTGGAGGTTCAATAATGATCTCTTGTTCCTATTATCCCTTATCCTCTATCTCATGCTGTAggtttgtatatttttaatatatttagagCTTTTTCTTTAGTACATATGCAATCAAAATATTTCATAAaaggatttattttattttaattttttttattagggtTAATGGAAGAGATACCACTATCATACATGTTGTATTGTACATTCTTTGAGTAGTTCAATCTTATACTTTTGTAAAATCTGACCTTATAATTGTTTATAATAAACCTTGGACGTAATTTTTTAACAGAAAGAAATTTCATACAATTTAATGGAGGATTGACAATACATTAGTATATAAGTTGTTAGTTGTGAAAACGTTTTCTAATTCTCAGTATTATTAAACTAGTATCTATTTGAAGAGAAGAGCCGGCTTGAGGTGGTTTATATATGTGAGAATAAGGGTAACGGGGGATTTGGCTGAATTAAATGGAATGTTCCAATATAAAAAGTAAAGGAAGAACAACTTTAAGTTCACGAAGAAACCATTTAGAATGGCCTAAATCTAACATTTTTATTGGAAATCTTTTATGGTTCACCTCACCTAGCAAGATATGGCCTAGATGTTAGTTATTGTTGTGTATCATGTATTTGTTCTTGACATTTTTATAATAAGATGTTTTCAACATAAATATGCTTGtgtttcttcctctttcttGTCCCACATATAGATATGAGTGAACATTCTAATTGATATACCTTATATGTTATTATGTTCAGAATCAATAGATCTCCTTGGATGTGTGTTTAAAGTTTGATGATTGAGTTGACTATAATGCTAAAAGCATGTAGATGGATAAATTATCAATGAAGTTTACATGAACACCAATGCATAATAATTCGATGTCTTTCAAACACACTCTTAATGTGATAATGGAACAAACTATACTATTCAAATAATAGTTTCATGCTTAGCTGCAATATCTTTTTCCCTATCTAAAAGATACCTGTGTATAATTTTGACTGATCATGATAAACTGTAAATATGCTTTTCTTTCTATACTAGtcttttgaagcttcaaatcTTGTTGGTTGGTTTATTATAGTAGTTTCATTACTATGCTATTTAAactatttctttttgtttttgttgatgtAACTTTTATATCCCTTAATATTTTGTTGcacatattttattatatatatggtAAAAAGTAAGTATACTTTTTAACCTCAATGTTTGGGGTTAATTTCAATTTTAGCCTAAATTTTATTCGTTCAATTTTACACCTAAATGTTTATGATAGATTCAATTTTACAGTTACATACACATCTGTTACATTATTGCAGAAGTTATAAAATTGTTGGTTATTCATTGATATGATTCGCCTAGAGAACTATTTCCTGAGCACCTATCTTCTTGAATGTCTTTGGTGAAGAAACATGTTAGCATGATGAGCAAGTTTCTCTATATCTTTTGTGATTCAAGCCAAAAGACTCGGCTTAAAATTTCCCTATCATTTATAGGATGAAGGAGCCATAAATTATCAAGGACATGGATCTGGAGAAGAGAACTCTGATCCTGAAGGGGAGCTTCAAAAGGTGCTTATCCTTTGCAATATATCTTTCTAGCCATAGAACATGTGATTTGATCTGATTCTCAAGGTAACTCTTTATGCAGGACGAGGTTGAAGTAGAAAATGTGGAGGTGGTCACAGCTCAGAATGAACAGACCAATGCACAGGTCGACGTGGAGTATAATCAACGAGACATggagacaaaggatcagcactaTCCTAGAAGGGGTTATCAGAACCAAAGAGGGGGTCGCGGTGGTGGAGGTAGTTGGAGGGGTTATTCAAATGGACGTGGAGGccgtggtggtggtggtggagttGGCAGAGGAGGCTACCAAAATGGTCGCAATCAATACTATGATCAACCTGGAAACTATTATCCAAAGAACTACTATAACAACAGAGGAGGCGGAGGAAGAGGTGCGAGAGGAGGTGGCTACTCTTACAACAATGGTTCAGGTGGTCAATTCAATCATGTTGCAGGTGATGTTGGGGTTCAATCATGAGTAATAATCATGATGTGTTCATAGTGTCCGGGGTGAAACTCTTAAAATTGTCTAAGACGTGTTCTCGAACATTTTTGTTGACATTAGCAACACCACCATTTAGACTCCACCATTTTGTAGCTCATTAGCTGTGTACTCTGCGTGAATCTTACATGAGAAAAACTATTTAACTACTACTTTAATGTTCTGTTACACACCTTTCTATTTgcattatttttctatattaaTTGGGGAGTCGTTTTAGCCATGACATGATAGGATAGTATCATTGTTATATCATTTTCATATGCCTTGAGATCTATTTTAATCTTTGTGTGGAGGTAGAGATAAGGTGTGATAGttagaaacatgttttcacaagttatttatttttcttgttttcactTTTCTCTAATGAGTTGTCCGAGagcacttaattttcaaaatcaaaatcagtATTTAAGAACATTAAacttaaataattttagaaagaGAAAGTATTGGAAACAATATTAATTGTGTACAATGTgtaaaatgaattaaaaaaaggtaaaattaaaattaaaaattagattattaattaattatttaattttaaatttaaaatttaaaaattaatattagtaTTTAAATTCATTTACATTATGTAcggttatttttaattttatcgtAGTCTCTAATATACGTCTAAAATTAATCGTTATTTTTTCTGGTTTTTACCTCGCGTCACTGAATTTCTTGCTGGTCATACTGAGGCCGCTGCATCATCCCACCGATACCGTCCTCACTTTTGTCGGTCAGCTCGACTGCATCATCCCACCGATACCGTCCTCACTTTTGTCGGTCAGCTCGATGCGCCTCGCCTTCTGACGCTTAGCCGCTATTTTCGTGCCTCTCTTCCGATCTCCTATTCCTTCAAGCCTATTCTCATTCTTCATTTTCGGATCCAAGCATGGTTAGCTCCTTTCATGATTTGAGTCCTATGCTTTACAATAGTACCGCTCTTGTCATGACTAGTCCTTCAAAATTGTTTCACCATAATAATAGTTTTTTCTGtttattcatcttcttctattttaatggTCAATTTAAGATGATTATTTTAGTAGGTATACGgatgattattttatttttatgtagatgattattttgattggattgagtttagttatatataattaaaatatgttagaTATTCAATTTATTAGGTATGcggataattatttttatggatggttattttattaAGGTGAGTGGCGTGTGGCAAGCCAAGTAGTGACGGTGAAAAAGGATGATAggatgattattgatgaaggTGGGGTGACCGctagttgaaaaagaagagagtattGGAGGATTTCAGATggttatttttttgaaataactaactggattttttgaaaatttaaaatttgaaattggagaatttaaaatttgaaatttgatgtgaaataactaaataagagtttttaaatttattatttcgtAGGTAATTTTCATTTTTAACTCATTGGGCTAAATAAGCAGaccattatacacattgtacaaatactCTATTAGCTTCCTAGCGGgactcttttaaaaaaaatatactttaaaaatttggtgaattctacaaaaaaaaCACCCGCGGGATTACCTGCAAAGCGGAGGTTAATGGAGACTCGAAAAATTTCTATGGAATCTGTTCTCACGAATAAATGGAAACGGGAAAAAGAATTTActtaaatattcttttatatataagCTGTATAAGTAAgcctaatttattttattttaatttatatattaaaattttatatgtatgttaaatatttatttgaattgtatttgatttgatatatttggttgaattgtataaaattttattatgattgtgttaatttttttttaaatttaaaacttaaTAATACCATGAATATCCATAGATATTTGTCTCTCCCGCACGAAAAAAATAACCGGAGACCCGTGATGGGATGGGGGCATTTTCTTGCCCCCTATGAATACCTATTATTATCTCTAATTCAATCACATTCTCTCCGTTTTAAAGGGTAAATTATTTTGTTACATATCACAGTATTATTGATTGAAATAAATTGGTGTATCTtggttaaatttatttttttttatttaatctaaattttaataacctAACTTATTAACTATAGTATATTTCTTTTtgcaatttataaaaattattaaaagaaatctcattttgtaatttattttttcttaaaccACATTTATTAATcatttctaaaaaataattttaaaaattaaacaacaaatataaagaaaattcaagagacattATAAATTCTCAAAACATTATATCTTTGATAATTCTCTCTTGCTTccatcatatcttttaaaaaactTATATTGTATATTTGGTAGTTATCAGAAAATTCTCGAgtacaataaaatttatttttaattatagttCAATTAAAATCGTATATGTTGAATAAACTTATACtgaataaataaattgagaTATATCCTGAGATATATATAAGCACATAAAATCATAATTTTTGAGGTAacacattttataaaataaattctcTTAATTTCATctaattaaatttgaatttcaaattGTGTGTAGATTACATAATTCTTTATCTCTTCCATTTTTTCCTCATGTTCTTAACAATTCCGAATTtaaccggttttttttttctcaatttgtCTTGTCTTTGTATGAAGTTCTTTACGAAAaatgaattttgttttaaaaaaaaatactaagaaAGTAAGATAGAATTATCAAGTATTACGAGAATTTTGTATGTCtcttgaattatttttatttatttattttatttttaaattttttttggttaaaaatgattaataaatacatggtttgaaaaagaaaaattataaaatagatttcttttaatat
The genomic region above belongs to Arachis stenosperma cultivar V10309 chromosome 5, arast.V10309.gnm1.PFL2, whole genome shotgun sequence and contains:
- the LOC130981784 gene encoding uncharacterized protein LOC130981784 → MATTTSTTASTAGAAAANDVAEGPVLSVVNKRLRALRKKLNRIVHTEESVAQGKPINKEQEEVLRSKPSVLALIDELEKLRSPLSAAVTEELNLALKNNNNHHQPKPQPEPESQLQPQPQPEPVSEAKNDDVSVVEDLINLIYFGSLFDVKSQNEFTSTMLTRTHERGCCLTYDYVTDDATDLLRERDLDLISAMRGLLISRPADSSLSHRDALCRCVEHARLWLARAPQPIEPNAEVTYAGLREKLNKIMSSEYFITTPEIKATDEVAAAAASGSYQSFQVPVHGTAPVEGEGGSVSKSPDQDEGAINYQGHGSGEENSDPEGELQKDEVEVENVEVVTAQNEQTNAQVDVEYNQRDMETKDQHYPRRGYQNQRGGRGGGGSWRGYSNGRGGRGGGGGVGRGGYQNGRNQYYDQPGNYYPKNYYNNRGGGGRGARGGGYSYNNGSGGQFNHVAGDVGVQS